In Helianthus annuus cultivar XRQ/B chromosome 9, HanXRQr2.0-SUNRISE, whole genome shotgun sequence, the following are encoded in one genomic region:
- the LOC110879057 gene encoding patatin-like protein 1 yields MASETIATTRLSLRPPTSGNLMTILNIDGGGIRGIIPGVILQYLESELQALDGEEARLADYFDVVSGTSTGGLITVMLTAPNENNRPLYAAKDIVPFYVENCPKIFPQVGGPFAGIIKLLKTLVGPKYNGKYLQNLVKSLLGTTKLSQTLTNVVIPTFDIRDMQPVIFSSFQVPREPSMDAQLSDICIGTSAAPTYLPAYYFQNGDREFNLIDGGIAANNPSLVAVGEVTRQILKEDPNFPAISPFEYDRYLLISIGTGTQKQTPKFDAKMAAKWGVIGWLTNQGSAPLIEAFTEASADLVVMHNNIVFEALNSVDNYLRIQDDALTGDLASVDVATKENLDGLLKVGEALLDNPVSRVNTDTGMVESVPNGGTNREALKRFAQRLSDERKLREVNYSSGQMIM; encoded by the exons ATGGCTAGCGAAACTATAGCAACGACCCGACTCAGTCTGCGCCCACCAACCTCCGGAAATCTCATGACAATCCTTAATATTGATGGCGGAGGCATACGAGGTATCATCCCCGGTGTCATTCTCCAGTACCTTGAATCAGAACTTCAG GCGTTAGATGGCGAGGAGGCGAGGCTAGCCGATTACTTTGATGTTGTTTCGGGAACTAGCACTGGTGGTCTAATCACAGTCATGCTAACAGCCCCAAATGAGAACAATAGACCTTTGTACGCTGCTAAAGACATTGTTCCATTTTATGTTGAGAATTGTCCCAAAATTTTCCCACAAGTTGG AGGGCCATTTGCTGGAATTATAAAGTTGTTGAAGACATTGGTAGGACCAAAATACAACGGGAAGTACCTTCAAAACCTTGTGAAGAGCTTACTAGGAACCACAAAGTTGAGTCAGACATTGACTAACGTTGTAATCCCTACTTTTGACATCAGGGATATGCAACCTGTAATCTTTAGCTCCTTTCAG GTTCCAAGGGAGCCAAGCATGGATGCGCAATTATCGGACATCTGCATCGGGACATCAGCGGCACCTACTTACCTCCCGGCTTATTATTTTCAAAACGGTGATAGGGAGTTTAACCTTATTGACGGTGGCATTGCTGCTAATAATCCG TCTTTGGTTGCAGTAGGGGAAGTGACAAGGCAAATTCTGAAAGAGGATCCAAACTTCCCTGCAATCTCGCCCTTCGAATATGATCGATACCTCTTGATATCAATTGGGACGGGCACGCAGAAGCAGACACCGAAATTTGATGCGAAAATGGCTGCCAAATGGGGAGTAATCGGGTGGTTGACTAACCAAGGTTCAGCCCCGTTGATAGAAGCTTTCACGGAAGCAAGTGCAGATTTAGTTGTTATgcacaacaacattgtttttgAAGCCCTCAATTCTGTTGATAACTATCTTCGCATTCAG GACGATGCATTGACTGGGGACTTGGCTTCGGTGGACGTAGCAACAAAGGAAAATTTGGATGGTTTACTGAAAGTCGGAGAAGCATTACTAGATAACCCGGTTTCCCGAGTAAATACTGATACCGGAATGGTTGAATCGGTCCCAAATGGTGGTACCAATCGTGAGGCATTGAAAAG GTTTGCCCAACGACTCTCAGACGAACGTAAATTAAGGGAGGTAAATTATTCTAGTGGGCAAATGATTATGTGA